A stretch of Bos taurus isolate L1 Dominette 01449 registration number 42190680 breed Hereford chromosome 5, ARS-UCD2.0, whole genome shotgun sequence DNA encodes these proteins:
- the MAPK12 gene encoding mitogen-activated protein kinase 12, with product MSSPSSARKGFYRQEVTKTAWEVRVVYQDLQPVGSGAYGAVCSAVDSRTGAKVAIKKLYRPFQSELFAKRAYRELRLLKHMRHENVIGLLDVFTPDETLDDFMDFYLVMPFMGTDLGKLMKHEKLSEDRVQFLVYQTLKGLKYIHAAGVIHRDLKPSNLAVNEDCELKILDFGLARQADSEMTGYVVTRWYRAPEVILNWMHYTQTVDIWSVGCIMAEMITGKTLFKGNDHLDQLKEIMKVTGTPPAEFVQRLQSDEAKNYMKGLPELEKKDFASVLTNASPLAVSLLEKMLVLDAERRVTAAEALAHPYFESLHDTEDDPQAEKYDESFDDMDRTLDEWKRVTYKEVLSFKPPRQLGAKVSKETAL from the exons ATGAGCTCTCCGTCGTCCGCCCGCAAGGGCTTTTATCGCCAGGAGGTGACCAAGACGGCCTGGGAGGTGCGCGTCGTGTACCAGGATCTGCAGCCCGTGGGCTCGGGCGCCTACGGCGCCGTGTG CTCGGCGGTGGACAGCCGCACGGGCGCCAAGGTGGCCATCAAGAAGCTGTACCGGCCCTTTCAGTCTGAGCTGTTCGCCAAGCGCGCCTACCGGGAGCTGCGCCTCCTGAAGCACATGCGCCACGAGAAC GTGATTGGGCTGCTGGACGTGTTCACGCCCGATGAGACGCTGGATGACTTCATGGACTT CTACCTGGTGATGCCGTTCATGGGCACCGACCTGGGAAAGCTCATGAAGCACGAGAAGCTGAGCGAGGACCGGGTGCAGTTCCTCGTCTACCAGACGCTCAAGGGGCTGAAG TACATCCACGCTGCCGGCGTCATCCACAGG GACCTGAAGCCTAGCAACCTGGCTGTGAACGAGGACTGTGAGCTGAAG ATCCTGGACTTTGGCCTGGCCCGGCAGGCAGACAGCGAGATGACCGGCTACGTGGTGACCCGGTGGTACCGCGCGCCCGAGGTCATCTTGAACTGGATGCACTACACGCAGACGG TGGACATCTGGTCCGTGGGCTGCATCATGGCCGAGATGATCACGGGGAAGACACTCTTCAAAGGCAACGACC ACCTGGACCAGCTGAAGGAGATCATGAAGGTGACGGGGACGCCTCCTGCGGAGTTTGTGCAGAGGCTGCAAAGTGATGAG GCCAAGAACTACATGAAGGGCCTCCCTGAGCTGGAGAAGAAGGATTTTGCCTCCGTCCTGACCAACGCGAGCCCCCTGG CCGTGAGCCTCCTGGAGAAAATGCTGGTGCTGGATGCGGAGCGGCGGGTGACGGCGGCCGAGGCGCTGGCCCACCCCTACTTTGAGTCGCTGCACGACACGGAGGACGATCCCCAGGCCGAGAAGTACGATGAGTCCTTTGACGACATGGACCGCACGCTGGACGAGTGGAAGC GTGTCACATATAAAGAGGTGCTCAGCTTCAAGCCTCCCCGGCAGCTGGGGGCCAAGGTCTCCAAGGAGACAGCCTTGTGA
- the MAPK12 gene encoding mitogen-activated protein kinase 12 isoform X1, whose translation MSSPSSARKGFYRQEVTKTAWEVRVVYQDLQPVGSGAYGAVCSAVDSRTGAKVAIKKLYRPFQSELFAKRAYRELRLLKHMRHENVIGLLDVFTPDETLDDFMDFYLVMPFMGTDLGKLMKHEKLSEDRVQFLVYQTLKGLKYIHAAGVIHRDLKPSNLAVNEDCELKILDFGLARQADSEMTGYVVTRWYRAPEVILNWMHYTQTVDIWSVGCIMAEMITGKTLFKGNDHLDQLKEIMKVTGTPPAEFVQRLQSDEAKNYMKGLPELEKKDFASVLTNASPLAVSLLEKMLVLDAERRVTAAEALAHPYFESLHDTEDDPQAEKYDESFDDMDRTLDEWKREWGPRVSCVGGRAQGPGPPHPWDAGSAGNAAGGQRADPGTGSLLAL comes from the exons ATGAGCTCTCCGTCGTCCGCCCGCAAGGGCTTTTATCGCCAGGAGGTGACCAAGACGGCCTGGGAGGTGCGCGTCGTGTACCAGGATCTGCAGCCCGTGGGCTCGGGCGCCTACGGCGCCGTGTG CTCGGCGGTGGACAGCCGCACGGGCGCCAAGGTGGCCATCAAGAAGCTGTACCGGCCCTTTCAGTCTGAGCTGTTCGCCAAGCGCGCCTACCGGGAGCTGCGCCTCCTGAAGCACATGCGCCACGAGAAC GTGATTGGGCTGCTGGACGTGTTCACGCCCGATGAGACGCTGGATGACTTCATGGACTT CTACCTGGTGATGCCGTTCATGGGCACCGACCTGGGAAAGCTCATGAAGCACGAGAAGCTGAGCGAGGACCGGGTGCAGTTCCTCGTCTACCAGACGCTCAAGGGGCTGAAG TACATCCACGCTGCCGGCGTCATCCACAGG GACCTGAAGCCTAGCAACCTGGCTGTGAACGAGGACTGTGAGCTGAAG ATCCTGGACTTTGGCCTGGCCCGGCAGGCAGACAGCGAGATGACCGGCTACGTGGTGACCCGGTGGTACCGCGCGCCCGAGGTCATCTTGAACTGGATGCACTACACGCAGACGG TGGACATCTGGTCCGTGGGCTGCATCATGGCCGAGATGATCACGGGGAAGACACTCTTCAAAGGCAACGACC ACCTGGACCAGCTGAAGGAGATCATGAAGGTGACGGGGACGCCTCCTGCGGAGTTTGTGCAGAGGCTGCAAAGTGATGAG GCCAAGAACTACATGAAGGGCCTCCCTGAGCTGGAGAAGAAGGATTTTGCCTCCGTCCTGACCAACGCGAGCCCCCTGG CCGTGAGCCTCCTGGAGAAAATGCTGGTGCTGGATGCGGAGCGGCGGGTGACGGCGGCCGAGGCGCTGGCCCACCCCTACTTTGAGTCGCTGCACGACACGGAGGACGATCCCCAGGCCGAGAAGTACGATGAGTCCTTTGACGACATGGACCGCACGCTGGACGAGTGGAAGCGTGAGTGGGGGCCCCGGGTCAGCTGTGTGGGTGGCCGGGCTCAGGGTCCCgggcccccccatccctgggatgcaGGTTCAGCGGGGAACGCAGCAGGAGGTCAGAGGGCAGATCCAGGTACTGGGTCTCTCCTGGCGCTTTGA
- the MAPK12 gene encoding mitogen-activated protein kinase 12 isoform X2, with protein sequence MRHENVIGLLDVFTPDETLDDFMDFYLVMPFMGTDLGKLMKHEKLSEDRVQFLVYQTLKGLKYIHAAGVIHRDLKPSNLAVNEDCELKILDFGLARQADSEMTGYVVTRWYRAPEVILNWMHYTQTVDIWSVGCIMAEMITGKTLFKGNDHLDQLKEIMKVTGTPPAEFVQRLQSDEAKNYMKGLPELEKKDFASVLTNASPLAVSLLEKMLVLDAERRVTAAEALAHPYFESLHDTEDDPQAEKYDESFDDMDRTLDEWKREWGPRVSCVGGRAQGPGPPHPWDAGSAGNAAGGQRADPGTGSLLAL encoded by the exons ATGCGCCACGAGAAC GTGATTGGGCTGCTGGACGTGTTCACGCCCGATGAGACGCTGGATGACTTCATGGACTT CTACCTGGTGATGCCGTTCATGGGCACCGACCTGGGAAAGCTCATGAAGCACGAGAAGCTGAGCGAGGACCGGGTGCAGTTCCTCGTCTACCAGACGCTCAAGGGGCTGAAG TACATCCACGCTGCCGGCGTCATCCACAGG GACCTGAAGCCTAGCAACCTGGCTGTGAACGAGGACTGTGAGCTGAAG ATCCTGGACTTTGGCCTGGCCCGGCAGGCAGACAGCGAGATGACCGGCTACGTGGTGACCCGGTGGTACCGCGCGCCCGAGGTCATCTTGAACTGGATGCACTACACGCAGACGG TGGACATCTGGTCCGTGGGCTGCATCATGGCCGAGATGATCACGGGGAAGACACTCTTCAAAGGCAACGACC ACCTGGACCAGCTGAAGGAGATCATGAAGGTGACGGGGACGCCTCCTGCGGAGTTTGTGCAGAGGCTGCAAAGTGATGAG GCCAAGAACTACATGAAGGGCCTCCCTGAGCTGGAGAAGAAGGATTTTGCCTCCGTCCTGACCAACGCGAGCCCCCTGG CCGTGAGCCTCCTGGAGAAAATGCTGGTGCTGGATGCGGAGCGGCGGGTGACGGCGGCCGAGGCGCTGGCCCACCCCTACTTTGAGTCGCTGCACGACACGGAGGACGATCCCCAGGCCGAGAAGTACGATGAGTCCTTTGACGACATGGACCGCACGCTGGACGAGTGGAAGCGTGAGTGGGGGCCCCGGGTCAGCTGTGTGGGTGGCCGGGCTCAGGGTCCCgggcccccccatccctgggatgcaGGTTCAGCGGGGAACGCAGCAGGAGGTCAGAGGGCAGATCCAGGTACTGGGTCTCTCCTGGCGCTTTGA
- the MAPK11 gene encoding mitogen-activated protein kinase 11 isoform X1, with translation MVHPGFSDLEDSAFIPGGARWGTGGVQGPDEEPGEEGCPPPSRLERGDAGPRAGGWWSAGEGSSAYDTRLRQRVAVKKLSRPFQSLIHARRTYRELRLLKHLKHENVIGLLDVFTPATALEDFSEVYLVTTLMGADLNNIVKCQALSDEHVQFLVYQLLRGLKYIHSAGIIHRDLKPSNVAVNEDCELRILDFGLARQADEEMTGYVATRWYRAPEIMLNWMHYNQTVDIWSVGCIMAELLQGKALFPGSDYIDQLKRIMEVVGTPSPEVLAKISSEHARTYIQSLPPMPQKDLRSIFRGANPLAVDLLGRMLVLDSDQRVSAAEALAHAYFSQYHDPDDEPEAEPYDESVEAKERTVEEWKELTYQEVLSFKPPEPPQPLGSLDVEQ, from the exons atGGTTCACCCTGGCTTCTCTGATTTAGAGGATTCTGCCTTCATTCCAGGGGGAGCTCGCTGGGGGACGGGAGGGGTGCAGGGCCCGGATGAGGAGCCGGGAGAGGAGGGGTGCCCGCCCCCGAGCAGGCTGGAGCGGGGAGACGCAGGACCCAGAGCAGGCGGGTGGTGGAGTGCGGGCGAAGGCAG CTCGGCCTACGACACGCGGCTGCGCCAGAGGGTGGCGGTGAAGAAGCTGTCGCGGCCCTTCCAGTCTCTGATCCATGCGCGGAGGACCTACCGGGAGCTGCGGCTGCTCAAACACCTGAAGCACGAGAAC GTCATCGGGCTGCTGGACGTGTTCACGCCGGCCACCGCCCTGGAGGACTTCAGCGAAGT GTACCTGGTGACCACGCTGATGGGCGCCGACCTGAACAACATCGTCAAGTGCCAGGCGCTGAGTGACGAGCACGTCCAGTTCCTCGTGTACCAGCTGCTGCGCGGGCTAAAG TACATCCATTCGGCGGGGATCATCCACCGG GACCTGAAGCCCAGCAACGTGGCCGTGAACGAGGACTGCGAGCTGCGG ATCCTGGACTTCGGGCTAGCGCGCCAGGCAGACGAGGAGATGACTGGCTACGTGGCCACACGATGGTACAGGGCCCCCGAGATCATGCTGAACTGGATGCACTACAACCAGACAG TGGACATTTGGTCCGTGGGCTGCATCATGGCTGAGCTGCTCCAGGGAAAGGCTCTCTTCCCCGGAAGTGACT ACATCGACCAGCTGAAGCGTATCATGGAGGTGGTGGGCACACCCAGTCCTGAGGTTCTAGCAAAGATATCCTCGGAACAT GCCCGGACCTACATCCAGTCCCTGCCCCCCATGCCCCAGAAGGACCTCAGGAGCATCTTCCGCGGAGCCAACCCCCTGG CTGTGGACCTCCTGGGCAGGATGCTGGTGCTGGACAGTGACCAGAGGGTCAGCGCGGCAGAGGCCCTGGCACACGCCTACTTCAGCCAGTACCACGACCCGGACGACGAGCCCGAGGCGGAGCCTTACGACGAGAGCGTGGAGGCCAAGGAGCGCACGGTGGAGGAGTGGAAGG AGCTCACCTACCAGGAAGTCCTCAGCTTCAAGCCCCCAGAGCCCCCGCAGCCGCTGGGCAGCCTGGACGTTGAGCAGTGA
- the MAPK11 gene encoding mitogen-activated protein kinase 11 isoform X3, whose amino-acid sequence MSGPRAGFYRQELNKTLWEVPQRLQGLRPVGSGAYGSVCSAYDTRLRQRVAVKKLSRPFQSLIHARRTYRELRLLKHLKHENVIGLLDVFTPATALEDFSEVYLVTTLMGADLNNIVKCQALSDEHVQFLVYQLLRGLKYIHSAGIIHRDLKPSNVAVNEDCELRILDFGLARQADEEMTGYVATRWYRAPEIMLNWMHYNQTVDIWSVGCIMAELLQGKALFPGSDYIDQLKRIMEVVGTPSPEVLAKISSEHARTYIQSLPPMPQKDLRSIFRGANPLAVDLLGRMLVLDSDQRVSAAEALAHAYFSQYHDPDDEPEAEPYDESVEAKERTVEEWKELTYQEVLSFKPPEPPQPLGSLDVEQ is encoded by the exons ATGTCGGGCCCGCGCGCCGGCTTCTACCGGCAGGAGCTGAACAAGACGCTGTGGGAGGTGCCGCAGCGGCTGCAGGGGCTGCGCCCGGTGGGCTCGGGCGCCTACGGCTCAGTCTG CTCGGCCTACGACACGCGGCTGCGCCAGAGGGTGGCGGTGAAGAAGCTGTCGCGGCCCTTCCAGTCTCTGATCCATGCGCGGAGGACCTACCGGGAGCTGCGGCTGCTCAAACACCTGAAGCACGAGAAC GTCATCGGGCTGCTGGACGTGTTCACGCCGGCCACCGCCCTGGAGGACTTCAGCGAAGT GTACCTGGTGACCACGCTGATGGGCGCCGACCTGAACAACATCGTCAAGTGCCAGGCGCTGAGTGACGAGCACGTCCAGTTCCTCGTGTACCAGCTGCTGCGCGGGCTAAAG TACATCCATTCGGCGGGGATCATCCACCGG GACCTGAAGCCCAGCAACGTGGCCGTGAACGAGGACTGCGAGCTGCGG ATCCTGGACTTCGGGCTAGCGCGCCAGGCAGACGAGGAGATGACTGGCTACGTGGCCACACGATGGTACAGGGCCCCCGAGATCATGCTGAACTGGATGCACTACAACCAGACAG TGGACATTTGGTCCGTGGGCTGCATCATGGCTGAGCTGCTCCAGGGAAAGGCTCTCTTCCCCGGAAGTGACT ACATCGACCAGCTGAAGCGTATCATGGAGGTGGTGGGCACACCCAGTCCTGAGGTTCTAGCAAAGATATCCTCGGAACAT GCCCGGACCTACATCCAGTCCCTGCCCCCCATGCCCCAGAAGGACCTCAGGAGCATCTTCCGCGGAGCCAACCCCCTGG CTGTGGACCTCCTGGGCAGGATGCTGGTGCTGGACAGTGACCAGAGGGTCAGCGCGGCAGAGGCCCTGGCACACGCCTACTTCAGCCAGTACCACGACCCGGACGACGAGCCCGAGGCGGAGCCTTACGACGAGAGCGTGGAGGCCAAGGAGCGCACGGTGGAGGAGTGGAAGG AGCTCACCTACCAGGAAGTCCTCAGCTTCAAGCCCCCAGAGCCCCCGCAGCCGCTGGGCAGCCTGGACGTTGAGCAGTGA
- the MAPK11 gene encoding mitogen-activated protein kinase 11 produces the protein MSGPRAGFYRQELNKTLWEVPQRLQGLRPVGSGAYGSVCSAYDTRLRQRVAVKKLSRPFQSLIHARRTYRELRLLKHLKHENVIGLLDVFTPATALEDFSEVYLVTTLMGADLNNIVKCQALSDEHVQFLVYQLLRGLKYIHSAGIIHRDLKPSNVAVNEDCELRILDFGLARQADEEMTGYVATRWYRAPEIMLNWMHYNQTVDIWSVGCIMAELLQGKALFPGSDYIDQLKRIMEVVGTPSPEVLAKISSEHKDLRSIFRGANPLAVDLLGRMLVLDSDQRVSAAEALAHAYFSQYHDPDDEPEAEPYDESVEAKERTVEEWKELTYQEVLSFKPPEPPQPLGSLDVEQ, from the exons ATGTCGGGCCCGCGCGCCGGCTTCTACCGGCAGGAGCTGAACAAGACGCTGTGGGAGGTGCCGCAGCGGCTGCAGGGGCTGCGCCCGGTGGGCTCGGGCGCCTACGGCTCAGTCTG CTCGGCCTACGACACGCGGCTGCGCCAGAGGGTGGCGGTGAAGAAGCTGTCGCGGCCCTTCCAGTCTCTGATCCATGCGCGGAGGACCTACCGGGAGCTGCGGCTGCTCAAACACCTGAAGCACGAGAAC GTCATCGGGCTGCTGGACGTGTTCACGCCGGCCACCGCCCTGGAGGACTTCAGCGAAGT GTACCTGGTGACCACGCTGATGGGCGCCGACCTGAACAACATCGTCAAGTGCCAGGCGCTGAGTGACGAGCACGTCCAGTTCCTCGTGTACCAGCTGCTGCGCGGGCTAAAG TACATCCATTCGGCGGGGATCATCCACCGG GACCTGAAGCCCAGCAACGTGGCCGTGAACGAGGACTGCGAGCTGCGG ATCCTGGACTTCGGGCTAGCGCGCCAGGCAGACGAGGAGATGACTGGCTACGTGGCCACACGATGGTACAGGGCCCCCGAGATCATGCTGAACTGGATGCACTACAACCAGACAG TGGACATTTGGTCCGTGGGCTGCATCATGGCTGAGCTGCTCCAGGGAAAGGCTCTCTTCCCCGGAAGTGACT ACATCGACCAGCTGAAGCGTATCATGGAGGTGGTGGGCACACCCAGTCCTGAGGTTCTAGCAAAGATATCCTCGGAACAT AAGGACCTCAGGAGCATCTTCCGCGGAGCCAACCCCCTGG CTGTGGACCTCCTGGGCAGGATGCTGGTGCTGGACAGTGACCAGAGGGTCAGCGCGGCAGAGGCCCTGGCACACGCCTACTTCAGCCAGTACCACGACCCGGACGACGAGCCCGAGGCGGAGCCTTACGACGAGAGCGTGGAGGCCAAGGAGCGCACGGTGGAGGAGTGGAAGG AGCTCACCTACCAGGAAGTCCTCAGCTTCAAGCCCCCAGAGCCCCCGCAGCCGCTGGGCAGCCTGGACGTTGAGCAGTGA
- the MAPK11 gene encoding mitogen-activated protein kinase 11 isoform X2, whose translation MVHPGFSDLEDSAFIPGGARWGTGGVQGPDEEPGEEGCPPPSRLERGDAGPRAGGWWSAGEGSSAYDTRLRQRVAVKKLSRPFQSLIHARRTYRELRLLKHLKHENVIGLLDVFTPATALEDFSEVYLVTTLMGADLNNIVKCQALSDEHVQFLVYQLLRGLKDLKPSNVAVNEDCELRILDFGLARQADEEMTGYVATRWYRAPEIMLNWMHYNQTVDIWSVGCIMAELLQGKALFPGSDYIDQLKRIMEVVGTPSPEVLAKISSEHARTYIQSLPPMPQKDLRSIFRGANPLAVDLLGRMLVLDSDQRVSAAEALAHAYFSQYHDPDDEPEAEPYDESVEAKERTVEEWKELTYQEVLSFKPPEPPQPLGSLDVEQ comes from the exons atGGTTCACCCTGGCTTCTCTGATTTAGAGGATTCTGCCTTCATTCCAGGGGGAGCTCGCTGGGGGACGGGAGGGGTGCAGGGCCCGGATGAGGAGCCGGGAGAGGAGGGGTGCCCGCCCCCGAGCAGGCTGGAGCGGGGAGACGCAGGACCCAGAGCAGGCGGGTGGTGGAGTGCGGGCGAAGGCAG CTCGGCCTACGACACGCGGCTGCGCCAGAGGGTGGCGGTGAAGAAGCTGTCGCGGCCCTTCCAGTCTCTGATCCATGCGCGGAGGACCTACCGGGAGCTGCGGCTGCTCAAACACCTGAAGCACGAGAAC GTCATCGGGCTGCTGGACGTGTTCACGCCGGCCACCGCCCTGGAGGACTTCAGCGAAGT GTACCTGGTGACCACGCTGATGGGCGCCGACCTGAACAACATCGTCAAGTGCCAGGCGCTGAGTGACGAGCACGTCCAGTTCCTCGTGTACCAGCTGCTGCGCGGGCTAAAG GACCTGAAGCCCAGCAACGTGGCCGTGAACGAGGACTGCGAGCTGCGG ATCCTGGACTTCGGGCTAGCGCGCCAGGCAGACGAGGAGATGACTGGCTACGTGGCCACACGATGGTACAGGGCCCCCGAGATCATGCTGAACTGGATGCACTACAACCAGACAG TGGACATTTGGTCCGTGGGCTGCATCATGGCTGAGCTGCTCCAGGGAAAGGCTCTCTTCCCCGGAAGTGACT ACATCGACCAGCTGAAGCGTATCATGGAGGTGGTGGGCACACCCAGTCCTGAGGTTCTAGCAAAGATATCCTCGGAACAT GCCCGGACCTACATCCAGTCCCTGCCCCCCATGCCCCAGAAGGACCTCAGGAGCATCTTCCGCGGAGCCAACCCCCTGG CTGTGGACCTCCTGGGCAGGATGCTGGTGCTGGACAGTGACCAGAGGGTCAGCGCGGCAGAGGCCCTGGCACACGCCTACTTCAGCCAGTACCACGACCCGGACGACGAGCCCGAGGCGGAGCCTTACGACGAGAGCGTGGAGGCCAAGGAGCGCACGGTGGAGGAGTGGAAGG AGCTCACCTACCAGGAAGTCCTCAGCTTCAAGCCCCCAGAGCCCCCGCAGCCGCTGGGCAGCCTGGACGTTGAGCAGTGA
- the MAPK11 gene encoding mitogen-activated protein kinase 11 isoform X4 has product MSGPRAGFYRQELNKTLWEVPQRLQGLRPVGSGAYGSVCSAYDTRLRQRVAVKKLSRPFQSLIHARRTYRELRLLKHLKHENVIGLLDVFTPATALEDFSEVYLVTTLMGADLNNIVKCQALSDEHVQFLVYQLLRGLKDLKPSNVAVNEDCELRILDFGLARQADEEMTGYVATRWYRAPEIMLNWMHYNQTVDIWSVGCIMAELLQGKALFPGSDYIDQLKRIMEVVGTPSPEVLAKISSEHARTYIQSLPPMPQKDLRSIFRGANPLAVDLLGRMLVLDSDQRVSAAEALAHAYFSQYHDPDDEPEAEPYDESVEAKERTVEEWKELTYQEVLSFKPPEPPQPLGSLDVEQ; this is encoded by the exons ATGTCGGGCCCGCGCGCCGGCTTCTACCGGCAGGAGCTGAACAAGACGCTGTGGGAGGTGCCGCAGCGGCTGCAGGGGCTGCGCCCGGTGGGCTCGGGCGCCTACGGCTCAGTCTG CTCGGCCTACGACACGCGGCTGCGCCAGAGGGTGGCGGTGAAGAAGCTGTCGCGGCCCTTCCAGTCTCTGATCCATGCGCGGAGGACCTACCGGGAGCTGCGGCTGCTCAAACACCTGAAGCACGAGAAC GTCATCGGGCTGCTGGACGTGTTCACGCCGGCCACCGCCCTGGAGGACTTCAGCGAAGT GTACCTGGTGACCACGCTGATGGGCGCCGACCTGAACAACATCGTCAAGTGCCAGGCGCTGAGTGACGAGCACGTCCAGTTCCTCGTGTACCAGCTGCTGCGCGGGCTAAAG GACCTGAAGCCCAGCAACGTGGCCGTGAACGAGGACTGCGAGCTGCGG ATCCTGGACTTCGGGCTAGCGCGCCAGGCAGACGAGGAGATGACTGGCTACGTGGCCACACGATGGTACAGGGCCCCCGAGATCATGCTGAACTGGATGCACTACAACCAGACAG TGGACATTTGGTCCGTGGGCTGCATCATGGCTGAGCTGCTCCAGGGAAAGGCTCTCTTCCCCGGAAGTGACT ACATCGACCAGCTGAAGCGTATCATGGAGGTGGTGGGCACACCCAGTCCTGAGGTTCTAGCAAAGATATCCTCGGAACAT GCCCGGACCTACATCCAGTCCCTGCCCCCCATGCCCCAGAAGGACCTCAGGAGCATCTTCCGCGGAGCCAACCCCCTGG CTGTGGACCTCCTGGGCAGGATGCTGGTGCTGGACAGTGACCAGAGGGTCAGCGCGGCAGAGGCCCTGGCACACGCCTACTTCAGCCAGTACCACGACCCGGACGACGAGCCCGAGGCGGAGCCTTACGACGAGAGCGTGGAGGCCAAGGAGCGCACGGTGGAGGAGTGGAAGG AGCTCACCTACCAGGAAGTCCTCAGCTTCAAGCCCCCAGAGCCCCCGCAGCCGCTGGGCAGCCTGGACGTTGAGCAGTGA